In Trichocoleus desertorum ATA4-8-CV12, one DNA window encodes the following:
- a CDS encoding tRNA (guanine-N1)-methyltransferase, which translates to MNRDSHWQQEGKVHFQIGNTFYRPQSQIGRDLGLLAAAIYKADTGRLRVLDAMTACGVRPLRYVLESQADWVWANDANPDVSPTLSQNLSSYLEPNSYKITYQDANRVFFDCYQRQDYYDLVDVDSFGSPAPYLSTSLWATKIGGLLYLTSTDGRTSSGHEPEKSLQVYGAYARWHPALHEQGLRMLIGSTLQQANNKGLSIQPVFSLFNGQVYRVMVRVLANPGSELKHYGFLGYCHHCGHYETVSWRQLSRAVCHHHSPPEPLTLSGPMWLGSLHDRLMLQRMEKLAQEWHWPERVQLLQTMQAEADLPPYFFGLGEIGRRGKIDPPARDRLIQLLQAEGYQASPTHINAQAIKTNAAIATCLELARRCHPNPAIPPAG; encoded by the coding sequence ATGAATCGCGATTCCCATTGGCAACAGGAGGGTAAAGTCCATTTTCAAATCGGCAATACTTTTTATCGGCCTCAAAGCCAAATTGGCAGAGATCTAGGACTATTGGCCGCAGCAATTTATAAAGCTGATACGGGCAGACTGCGAGTTCTCGATGCCATGACTGCCTGTGGAGTCCGACCTCTCCGCTATGTATTGGAAAGCCAAGCAGACTGGGTGTGGGCAAATGACGCTAACCCGGATGTGAGCCCTACTTTAAGCCAAAATTTATCTAGTTATTTAGAGCCAAATTCTTATAAAATCACTTATCAAGACGCCAATCGCGTCTTTTTTGATTGCTATCAACGGCAAGATTATTACGACTTAGTTGATGTAGATAGTTTTGGCAGTCCTGCCCCTTATCTCAGCACCAGTCTTTGGGCAACAAAAATTGGTGGGTTGCTCTATTTAACGAGCACAGATGGGCGCACGAGTTCAGGCCATGAACCCGAAAAAAGTTTGCAAGTATATGGCGCGTATGCCCGCTGGCATCCGGCGTTGCACGAACAAGGATTGCGGATGTTAATTGGTAGCACCTTGCAACAAGCAAATAATAAAGGATTGAGTATTCAACCCGTTTTTTCGCTATTTAATGGCCAGGTGTATCGGGTGATGGTACGAGTTTTAGCCAATCCGGGTTCTGAGCTAAAACACTATGGATTTTTGGGGTACTGCCATCACTGCGGTCACTATGAAACGGTATCTTGGCGTCAACTCAGCCGTGCCGTTTGCCACCACCACTCTCCACCAGAGCCTCTAACCCTTAGCGGCCCAATGTGGTTGGGGTCATTGCACGATCGCTTGATGTTGCAACGAATGGAAAAGTTAGCTCAAGAGTGGCATTGGCCCGAACGAGTGCAACTGCTACAAACCATGCAAGCTGAGGCAGACTTACCTCCCTACTTTTTTGGTTTAGGCGAAATTGGCCGACGCGGCAAAATAGACCCGCCTGCCCGCGATCGCCTGATCCAACTCCTGCAAGCCGAGGGGTACCAAGCTAGCCCTACTCACATCAATGCTCAGGCGATTAAAACCAATGCTGCGATCGCCACTTGCCTAGAGTTAGCTCGCCGCTGTCACCCAAACCCTGCCATTCCGCCAGCGGGATAG
- a CDS encoding DUF2103 domain-containing protein, with amino-acid sequence MANPSRGRLVLNHSTHIPGLIRLLERLLQQEGIQTITPGVIGAVRAHSPKLKLKISVPIRGGFKVIARQGKTVQEVFILTSLTQEVLESAIATVLAK; translated from the coding sequence ATGGCTAACCCCTCTCGCGGCAGGCTTGTTCTCAACCACTCCACCCATATTCCGGGCTTAATTCGATTGTTGGAACGACTGCTTCAGCAAGAGGGGATTCAAACGATTACCCCTGGTGTAATTGGAGCTGTACGAGCGCACTCCCCAAAACTTAAGCTCAAGATCTCTGTCCCCATTCGCGGCGGTTTTAAGGTAATTGCCCGACAAGGCAAGACAGTACAGGAAGTGTTTATTTTAACGAGCTTGACTCAAGAAGTCTTGGAAAGCGCGATCGCTACAGTCTTAGCAAAGTAG
- the clpS gene encoding ATP-dependent Clp protease adapter ClpS, with translation MNLVLAAASHFAAAAPTVAPEKAGQVTRQTYPNYKIIVLNDDFNTFQHVTECLLKYIPFMTSDRAWELTNQIHFEGQAIVWVGPQEQAELYHTQLSRAGLTMAPLEAG, from the coding sequence ATGAATCTGGTACTTGCGGCAGCTTCCCATTTTGCAGCCGCCGCGCCTACGGTAGCGCCTGAAAAGGCTGGTCAAGTTACCCGTCAAACTTACCCAAATTACAAGATCATTGTGCTAAACGACGACTTCAACACGTTTCAGCACGTGACCGAGTGTTTGCTAAAGTACATTCCGTTTATGACTAGCGATCGCGCTTGGGAATTGACCAATCAAATTCACTTTGAAGGTCAAGCAATCGTTTGGGTAGGGCCACAAGAGCAGGCGGAACTTTACCATACACAACTAAGCCGCGCTGGTTTAACGATGGCTCCTCTAGAAGCAGGTTAA
- a CDS encoding FAD-dependent oxidoreductase yields MGATLAVEFLAPAAIAAPPRTPDQTVSCEVLVAGGGLAGVGTAYEALLAGRTVCMTEITDWVGGQISAQGTSALDERQTQRSLLFYSRGYLELRQRIQRHYKGDLNPGDCWVSESCFLPQDGHRILFDMLQQAAKRGKGTLKWFPATVIKELDTSTVGSGVGSGQQIQGAIAIQHRPTSKATPLNSLPLSQTIEDAYRYENSAQFQKAIVRFVPAQPKPSKSRTNQAQTNTPQWYVVDATETGELVGLADVPYRLGIDPRSYLEPSSSSATGDPYCTQGFTYTFAMQATEQPQQHTQPPFYPNYAGYYSYELTRLASFPLVFTYRRIWNQNPASQEAKTQLNTGVITPGDISMQNWTWGNDYRPGTATDNFIYTREQLASSGQLQPGEWMGGLRAQSLQRAEELSQGYFHWLVAGTTDSQLGAGVKQPQPNHRYLAGFDSPMGTAHGLSKYPYIREGRRIIGRPSWGQPQGFTVWEVDISRLDYFKDEYYRQTLPSQMYRGLQATLAGLEATSFVGGKLPADKITRRTRSTIYPDAVGIGHYAIDFHPCMTQNPPERPGNTEREGERRGAGSAYPFQVPLRAMIPQKIDNMLVAGKSIATSHIAAAAYRVHSFEWSSGAAAGTTAAFALEQGIAPYQLVDQLPSPEPQLERLQQRLIQNNNPIAFPDTSIFNEKWEEWK; encoded by the coding sequence ATGGGTGCCACCCTCGCCGTAGAATTTTTGGCTCCTGCTGCGATCGCGGCACCACCCCGAACGCCAGACCAGACAGTTTCCTGTGAAGTGTTAGTAGCAGGCGGTGGTTTAGCAGGTGTAGGTACGGCTTACGAAGCCTTATTGGCAGGGCGCACTGTCTGCATGACTGAGATTACCGACTGGGTCGGAGGACAAATTTCGGCTCAAGGCACCTCGGCACTGGATGAGCGGCAGACCCAGCGATCGCTGCTGTTTTACTCCCGTGGCTACCTAGAACTACGACAACGAATTCAGCGTCATTACAAGGGAGATCTCAACCCTGGTGATTGCTGGGTGAGTGAGTCTTGCTTCTTGCCACAGGATGGGCACCGAATCTTATTTGACATGCTGCAACAGGCAGCGAAGCGCGGGAAAGGGACTTTGAAGTGGTTCCCTGCCACTGTCATTAAAGAGTTAGACACAAGTACTGTAGGGTCTGGTGTGGGGTCTGGACAACAGATTCAAGGGGCGATCGCGATCCAGCACCGTCCTACCTCTAAAGCTACCCCGCTCAACTCGCTGCCACTTTCCCAAACAATTGAGGATGCCTACCGCTACGAAAACTCAGCCCAATTTCAAAAAGCGATCGTGCGGTTTGTGCCAGCTCAGCCGAAACCATCTAAATCTCGAACCAATCAGGCTCAAACTAACACGCCTCAATGGTATGTAGTTGATGCCACTGAAACCGGAGAACTGGTGGGGCTGGCTGATGTGCCTTATCGCCTCGGCATCGATCCTCGTTCTTACCTAGAGCCGTCTTCCTCTAGCGCCACAGGTGACCCTTATTGCACCCAAGGCTTTACCTATACTTTTGCCATGCAGGCAACCGAGCAACCCCAACAGCATACTCAGCCTCCGTTCTACCCCAACTACGCCGGGTACTACAGTTATGAATTGACTCGGCTCGCCAGTTTCCCGCTTGTCTTTACCTATCGGCGGATTTGGAATCAGAATCCAGCCTCCCAAGAAGCGAAGACCCAATTAAACACCGGAGTCATTACCCCTGGCGATATTTCCATGCAGAACTGGACTTGGGGAAATGATTATCGCCCTGGCACTGCCACGGATAACTTTATTTACACCCGCGAGCAACTAGCTAGCAGTGGGCAACTCCAGCCAGGAGAGTGGATGGGGGGTCTTCGGGCGCAAAGCCTCCAAAGGGCTGAGGAACTGTCCCAGGGTTACTTCCACTGGCTAGTCGCAGGTACAACTGATTCCCAACTCGGAGCAGGAGTTAAACAGCCACAGCCCAATCACCGTTACCTAGCAGGATTTGATTCCCCGATGGGGACGGCTCATGGCTTGTCTAAATATCCTTACATCCGCGAAGGTCGCCGCATCATTGGTCGTCCGTCTTGGGGGCAGCCACAAGGCTTTACAGTTTGGGAGGTAGATATTTCTCGCCTGGATTACTTCAAAGATGAGTACTACCGCCAAACGCTACCCTCTCAGATGTATCGTGGTTTGCAAGCAACCTTAGCAGGCCTAGAGGCCACGTCATTTGTAGGGGGCAAATTGCCTGCGGACAAAATTACTCGCCGCACGCGATCGACTATTTATCCAGATGCGGTTGGGATTGGGCACTATGCGATCGACTTTCACCCCTGTATGACTCAGAATCCTCCTGAGCGCCCCGGTAATACCGAACGAGAAGGAGAGCGACGCGGGGCGGGTAGTGCCTATCCCTTCCAAGTCCCCCTGCGAGCCATGATTCCCCAGAAAATTGACAACATGCTAGTGGCGGGTAAGAGTATTGCTACCAGTCACATTGCTGCTGCTGCTTATCGGGTGCATTCGTTTGAGTGGTCTTCTGGAGCGGCTGCGGGCACCACGGCGGCTTTTGCTTTAGAGCAAGGCATTGCGCCTTACCAGTTGGTTGATCAGCTACCAAGCCCAGAGCCGCAGCTAGAACGCCTGCAACAACGCCTAATCCAGAACAACAACCCGATCGCCTTCCCCGATACTTCGATCTTCAATGAAAAGTGGGAGGAGTGGAAATAG